AACTGACTGGTTCTACAATTTTAGCAAGGGTCGATCGCCAAGGTTATTGGCTCAGAAAAAACGATCTTCTCCTTCTACCCGCCGCCGACATGATTATAATCGATCGCTTATGGCGAAATTACAGCCGCGATCGTTTTGGATTTTCAATTCAAGCTCAAATTTGGAAGGCCGAGCAAGAGGAATATAAACGTACTGAGATAGCCAGAATCCTAGAAAAATATGGTGAAAGGTATCTGAGAGACTATGGATGGGGAACTTGTAAAAGTTGGACTTGGGGCAATAAGTTCGCAAAGGTTATGGGCTGGCAGTTTCAGGAATACGAAGGCCGCTGGAGTAGTGATAATAAATACGAATTTCAGCGGAATGAAAAGATTCCTTACGATCTTAATGCTCCCCTCGGCAATCTTCCTAGCACTTATGCGTTAGGTGGCGGCAATTCGAGTCATGAATACGAACCGCGAGATACGGAATCAACAATGGGATTTTATGGGGGCGATCGCTGGTACTATGAGTGGAGTCGCGATTCCTTTGTCGGTTACGAACTGCTCGAAAAGTTTTATCCTCTTTTCGAGCAATGGCAAGAAGGCGTTCCTTAAAGACCCGGTGCGGCTCTGTCGCGTTGCGATCGCACCCTCGGTTGTGATAAAGTTGAGTGTTTTGACTCAACGCCTAACCCGCGATCGCACAACCCACCAATAGGAGAGACTATGGCAAAGCGCGTACAAGTTGTATTAAACAAAGATTCCAGTAAATTAGGCAGATCCGGAGATGTCTTAGAAGTTGCGCCCGGTTACGCTCGCAATTACCTCATTCCTCAAGGAATTGCCTCCCCCGCAACTCCGGGACTTCTCAAACAAGTTGCCCATAGAAAAGAAAAAGAACGCGAGCGCCTCGCAGCGATTAAACAAGAAGCAGAAGCGCGCAAAACAGCATTATCGACCATCGGTCGCCTGAGAATTCGCAAGCAAGCGGGCGAAAACAATGCTATTTTCGGAACCGTCACCGCGCAAGATATTGCCGATGTCATTCAAGAAAACACGAAGTACGAAGTCGATAAACGCGGTATCGATATTCCCGAAATCGGTCAACTCGGCGTTTACAAAGCCGAAATCAAACTGCATCCCGAAGTAACCGCAGAAGTTGAATTTGAAGTGATGCCGCTGTAGGTCAGTTATTCAGTTATCAGCGATCGGTTATCAGTGCGTCGAAAATAACAGAGCGCCGATCGCAGATTTCTGTCAATCATCAATTGTCAGTTATCAATTATAAATGGACTCTTTTCCTCCCCAAAATATTGAAGCCGAAGAGTCAATTTTAGGCGGAATCTTGCTCGATCCGAATGCAATGGGACGAGTGGCAGATTTAATGATTCCCGAAGCATTTTATATCAGCGCCCATCAAGAAATTTACGAAGCCGCTCGCGAATTGCACCGCCAGGG
The sequence above is a segment of the Oscillatoria sp. FACHB-1406 genome. Coding sequences within it:
- a CDS encoding GUN4 domain-containing protein gives rise to the protein MNHETLEQHLAAKRWKEADELTGSTILARVDRQGYWLRKNDLLLLPAADMIIIDRLWRNYSRDRFGFSIQAQIWKAEQEEYKRTEIARILEKYGERYLRDYGWGTCKSWTWGNKFAKVMGWQFQEYEGRWSSDNKYEFQRNEKIPYDLNAPLGNLPSTYALGGGNSSHEYEPRDTESTMGFYGGDRWYYEWSRDSFVGYELLEKFYPLFEQWQEGVP
- the rplI gene encoding 50S ribosomal protein L9 yields the protein MAKRVQVVLNKDSSKLGRSGDVLEVAPGYARNYLIPQGIASPATPGLLKQVAHRKEKERERLAAIKQEAEARKTALSTIGRLRIRKQAGENNAIFGTVTAQDIADVIQENTKYEVDKRGIDIPEIGQLGVYKAEIKLHPEVTAEVEFEVMPL